The Bacteroidota bacterium genome includes the window TTATATCACGCCACCTTGCTCCCGTTTGGCATTAAAAATAGAAATGAACGACAATATTAAATTAAGGAAAAAAATTGAATTTCTGAATAACGAAGGATGAATAACGAGGGCTGAATTGCGAAGGCTGAAAAGCAATAGCCTGTGGTTTTAACCACAGGAAATAAAAAAAATAAAGGGGACGCAGATACACGCAGATTTAACAGATTTTCGCAGATTGTGTTAATGGTTCCACGGATTTCACGGATTGCACACGGATTTTCGCAGATGAGAGCTGAAAAACAATAGCCTGTGGTTTCAACCACAGGAAATAAAAAAATTTGGGGACGCAGATTAGGCAGATTTTCGCAGATGAGAGCTGAAAATCAATAGCCTGTGGTTTCAACCACAGGAGAGAAAATAGCCTGTGGTTTTAACCACAGGGAGAGAAAATTTCCCGAAAGCTGTCGTCAGGACAATCGAGGACGATTGTCGCTCCTTTTCCGAAATGTTCAACTAGCTCATAGTTAATAGATCATAGCTTTTTTATGTCACCAAAAGCGTGAGAACAAAGGAAATTGCCGGTATTTTCATACCAAAATATAAGGGGAAAATTACCTACTTCTGCCTAAGTTTTTTTATTTTTATGCCCGCGTTTGTAGATATATCAACAACATAACCGGAACCTTTTAATAAGATATAAGAGTTTCCAACCTCTCTTTCAACTTTAAGTCCGGCGTTTTTGCATTGGGTTATTATCTCCGCACGCCGTTCCGTCGATGGGCGCGTTTCAGCGTAATAGTATGCTTTGCCGTCTGCCTCCGGTAAAAGTTGGAACAACTCCTCACCTTTCTTCCATTCTTTTCCTGTTTTGCTTTCATAACCCCACTCTTTCAGAGTTGCTCTCATTTTGTAATTACTCTGTGTAAGCAAAACGGTGATATTTTCAAAAGAAATGTATCCGGTCCCTCCATCCTGTGAAAAAGCCATTCCGGTTAAAAGAAAAACAAAAAGAAGAAGTGTTTTTGTACGCATATTATACCTCGATTAAATTTGGTGACAAAAAATTGAAAACTTGCTATTTTCTTGTGATCTCGATCTGTTGGCCCTTTTTGAGATTAATAACAAAGATATTATTGGACATCTCAATATTCTCCGTATCCTCTTTCACGATCTTGAAACCCGCTGCCAATGCATCGGCTTTCAGACTTTCTTCCCTCTCCGTGGTAAGGTTTAACTCCAGAAATGTGAAGAAATCATCTGTTTTAGACTTTCTGAACATCTGAAATCTGTGCATCCCTTTCCTGTATGTGTCGCGATTTTCCCAATCAGGAATATACCCATAATCCTTGAGAGTCATTTTAAGCGTACTGAGTCTGCCAATATCTAAAATAGAGAGCACTTCGCCGAAACTGATCGGTTTGGAGGTCTCGTTCTGTTGCGAGAAAGCCATTCCGGTTAAAAGGAAAACGAAAAGAAGAAATGTTTTTGTACGCATATTATACCTCGATTAAATTGAATATTAAAAATCTAAATTCCAAAGATAAAAACCTTTGATTGTTTTAAACAAAACAAATTAGATTTTGTTTCAATTTATTGTGAAGGCTGAATAACGAGTGCTGAGGGCTGAAAAACAATAGCCTGTCGGTTTTAACAACAGGGGGAGAGATACGAAGGATGAATAGCGAGGGCTGAAAAACAAATAGCCTGTGGTTTTAACCACAGGGAGAGAAAATTTCCCGAAAGTTATCGGCAGGACAATCGAGACGATTGTCGCTCCTTTTCCGAAAGCCAAACTTCTAATCTCAAAATTCAGCCCTCAGCCTTCCAAAATTCAGCCTTACTTCCCGCTAAACGCCTTCACCACCGGCAAAACGCGGAAATTGAAATCGTATAAAGCCTGATTTTCCCAGGAAGAACCGTTGGTGGAAGTGGTGCCCCGAAATGCAACCCACTCGCCACCCCAGTAACAAACACCTGCACCACCTGTCGACTCCCGAACTTCAGAAAAAACCTTTTTCAGAAACTGGTGTTGTCCCTCAGGTGTTGCGGGATAACCGGGATGAAGTTGATCATTGGTTCCCAGTACATTATGCGTCCAGTCATTCCACCCCAAAGTGAATGGATATGATGTTTCCACAATTGCGACTTTTTTCCCAAACTCCCGATTGAGTCCGGTGATTACAGAGTCAAGAGCGTCAATCCTCTTACCGTGGTAAAGCGGATAATATGAAAGTCCGATAATATCGTAATCAGCACCCTTTATCGAACGGAAAAATCCATCTGACCAGTCCAATCCTGCATAGTGAATCACAATCTTCGTTCCGGGAGAATACTTCCTGACGGCTTTTGCTGTTGTATCAAGCAGAGTACGAAAAATTCCGTCAGAGTTTGCAATCCTCCCCGGCTCAAACATGAAACCGATGTTTATCTCATTCCCTGTCTGGATATAATCCGGTTTAATCTCCTCTGCGATCATCTTCGTATATTCGTAAACCGAATCAATGAGAGCGGAACCGGTTATCCCCCTCCAGGCTGAAGGCATTTCCTGATGACCGGGATCCGACCAGGTATCTGAATAGTGCACCGAAATCATGACGCGAAAACCTTCACTTCTGAGGCGGGAACAAAACAATCGAACTCCGGAAAAACTTTGATCAAACTCATCCGGATCCTTGAACAGACGAACTCTTACGGTGTTTACTCCTGCTTTTTTCAAGGTGATGAGCATTGGTTCGGCTATGCTGTCGGAATTGAGGAAGATCGTCCCCTCCCTTTCTATCAAAGGTAAAAACGAAAGATCCGCCCCGCTAATGAAGAATTTTTCTTCACTTACGGGAGGGATCTCAGGGGATGTGGTACTCTCGCAGCCGGCGAAAAGGGTCATCACCAAAAGCGTGAGAACAAAGGAAATTGCTGGTATTTTCATACCAAAATATAAGGGGAAAAGCCCGGAATTACTTTAACTTTTTGATTTCGATACTTCCGTCACCATTAATCACTACTGAATAATTGTTTCCCTTTAATCGAACATATCTTAGTCCCTGCTCCCTTTCAACTTTGAGACCCGCTGCAATAGCCTGGGATTTTATTTCGTCACGCCGTTGTTTGGTTGCAGGGGGTTCGTTATAAGTTGCAGTTCCTGTGGCAGGATCGGCGACTATCCGAAATTGCTCATCGCCTTTTTTAAAGTCACTATCTGAGCTAAATTCATTACCCATTTCTTTTAAAACCTCCCCGATCACTTGTTGTGTCGGCAATTCCATTAGCTGGGTAATCTGCTTGAAACTGATCCTCCCGGTTCCCCCCTGCTGAGAAAAAGCCATCCCGGTTAAAAGAAAAACGAAAAGAAGAAGTGTTTTTGTGCGCATTTTATACCTCGATTAAAGTTAATGATTAAGATTGTATAAGGGATCCGGGCAATTCAATCGCACCGATTCCCTCAATTCTCGTGAAATGGATCCCACACGGAAGGTCACTTTTACTGTTTGGAATACCAAATTATTATATTGCTATTGCCTTTCTCTTTACTCTCGTTTTGCGAAAATTTCCAAGGCCCCTTGCTCATCGAAATTCGTGATGGTATGCTCCCTGGATCTTCCTTGAAGCCGTCGACTTTGACTTCAGTGAGCAGATCCGGGGTCCTTCCGATTCCATTTTTGCTGACAGTCTCTTGGTAGATCACCTGTTGACCGCGATTGGCTGAGAGCGTGAATTGGAATCTGCCATTAGAGAATTTCGTCCCTTTCTCACTGATCTCCCCGGTAACCTCAAATCGTTTATCCAGAGATTTAACCTTCTCAACAAGTTCGTTGATGTCCGTGGAGTATGTCATTACTTGTTTAATCTCAAATAAGCTAAGTGGTTGGGCACGCTGAGCAACCAGATACGAACCCATAAATAAGAAGAAAAGAAGAAGTGTTTTTGTACGCATTTTATACCTCGATTAAATTGAATATTAAAAATCTAAATTCCAAAGATAAAAACCTTTGATTGTTTTAAACAAAATAAATTAGATTTTGTTTCAATTTATTGTGAAGGCTGAATAACGAATGCTGAGGGCTGAAAAACAATAGCCTGTCGGTTTTAACCACAGGGGAAAAACAAATAGCCTGTGGTTTCAACCACAGGGAGGAAAAACAATAGAGAAAATTTAGAGGGACGCAGATTTACAATATTCTGCATCCCTCAAAAAAATTATAATTTAAGTCTGAGACCGGCATTTATTCCGAGGTAGGAACCTGTTGATGATGAATAGGAAACGGAGTTTCCGCTTGCGGTCATCTGGCTGAATTCCTGTCCCATGAGTGCGTAACGGATGTTTACATCAATATCAGCTACAATTCCAACGCCAATCAAGACACCAACACCTGCTGCGAGGTATTGTTTGGTTTCCGATTTATCTTCAGTCTTTATTGACATCGAGTTTCCGGAACCCTGGAGAAACACATTTTTCATCGATGCAATGCCAAGACCAAGATTGACTTCACCATATGGACGGATACCAACGGGCGTCATGTAATATCTCGCATTTACGGTCAACGGAATCAGATTCAAAGGCGCATCAACATCAACTGTTGGGGTCGCACCTGTAGCCTGTTTCAACTGAGTTGCGAAATAATCGTTGTTGAATTTGAATGAGTAGTAACCTACAGATGCCGACAATTCCACGGGAATCGGTAACGGCAATACAAATGTGACACTTCCGCCAAATCCGGTTTTGTAGATGTCACCCATGTCTCCCGAAGGGATTGCCACACCACCATTGATGCCCAAACCAAATTTTGGTACTATCTGACCAAACGACATCGGCACAAAAACCAAAATGAAAAGAAATATATACGATTTTTTCATTGGATTTCCTTTTTTTTATGTAACAGTGTTATTTAAATTTCGATTGCAATATACAAATTTGAACCAAAAAACAATGCGATCTTCAGCAAACATCATCCGTGATATCCGTGTCCAGTCCGTGGAGTCCGTGTAACTATCCCCTCTCTGCGTAAATCTGTCTAATCTGCGTGCATCCGCGTCCCCTTCAATTTTTCAAACCTTTGACCCCTCTCCCTGTGGTTAAAACCACAGGCTATTGATTTTTCAGCCTTCACCATTCAGCCTTCATACTTCAAACTTCATACTTCAAACTTCAGCCCTCAGCCTTCACAATTCATCTCTCTGTAAAGTAAAAAAGAATGTGCTCCCTTCGCCGATGCTGCTTTCAATCCACAACCTGCCACCATGTTTTTCGATAAACTCTTTGCAGAGAAGGAGACCGAGACCACTGCTTCTTTCCCCGGCGGTACCCAGTCTTCCCGTTTTCTCTCCAATTTTAAAGAGGTTTTGGAGGATATCTGCGGGGATGCCGATTCCTTTATCCTTCACCAGAACCTGTACCATATTTTCTTCAGTCAATCCGGTCTTTACTAAAATTGTGGTACCTCTGTTACTGAACTTCAGAGCATTGGAAAGCAGGTTCAGGACAACCGAATTCAACATGTTTCTGTCACCATCAACCACCACATCATCCGCCAGATCAGTGGTTATCTTAATATCCTTTTGGTTCCCCTGCTCCTTCAGCAATTCAACATGCTGTTCAATAAGTTCGTTCAGCGGGATTTTCTCCGGCTTAAATGTAATCATTCCCTGTTGTAGCTTTGCCCAATCCAAAAGGTTGTTAAGGAGGTTGAACAATCCTTTGGCACTTCTGTTCAGGTCCTTGCTTAGTTTGAGCATCTCGGAAACTGTAAGTTCCTCTCCCTCATAAGCCATAATTTCGGTCAGATTTAAAAAAGCATGAAAAGGATTTCTGAGGTCATGTGCTATAATCGAGAAAAACTTGTCTTTCAGAGAAATCTGTTTCTCCAGCTCTTCCTGCCTCAACTTCAACTGGTACTCCACTTCGCTTCTCTCAAGTTCACCGGCAGCCCGCGTTGAAACGAGATTAAGAATGGTTTCCACCAAATGATGATCTTCCAAAGGTTTTTCGCCAATCACCGCTATCAATCCAATCGGCTTGCCGTCGGAACTCCAGAGCGTGGTCCCCACATAACTCTCGGCAGTCATATCCTGCAACGCCTGATCGTAGGGGAAAAGATGCCTCACTCCTTTGGGATAGTAACAGATGTTTTTGCCAACCACCTCACCGCAGGGAGTCTCCTTAAGAGTGTATTCGATGTTGTCGTCAAACTTTCCTTTGTAATACATCGCCAGAGTTCTCGCAGCAAGATTCCCGCCGGTCAGTCTGTCAATACAGACAAACTCCATGTTCAAACTCTCTGAAAGGAACCGTGCAAGAGACTCAAAAAAAGTTTCCCTGTTCTCGAGGTATCTGCTGTTGATCAAAAAAAGCTGGGTGTCCTGAATCAGTTTTTGCTCTGTGATATCCTGAAAAGTACCGTAAACCACCCCGGCATCCAGGTCAGTTCTCCCTATAACGCGAACCTGTTTCCTGATTCCTTTTGCGCTGATCTGTTCCAGTTCCAGGTCGAACACTTCTCCTGTCTTTATCGAGTGAGACAAAGCCTCCTCCACTCTCACTCTCGATTCGGGAACATAAAATTTTAGCCCCGCTTCCAGCTCCGGGTGATACGACATTTCAACATCATGAATCGCCCTCACCTCATCAGTCCAAAGCAGAGACTTCGTTTCAATATCCAGCTCCCAAGCCCCTATCTTTGTAAGCCAGCCCATCTCCTTCAAAAGCGTTACATGCTTTCTGTGAAGAATCATCTCGTTTTTGTGTTGCTCAATGATATCCTCATGAGACTTCAACAACAATTCGTATTTCTCGCGTAGAATTTTATATTCTGCTAACAATTCATTCTCTTGCATTTCTCTCTCCTCCATGCAAAACGAATTGAAAAAATTGTAGGGATTCCATTTTCTGTCTAACCCGAATTATTCCCGGGGATAAATCCCCGGGCTATCGGTTTTTTCCCATCAACCCCATCCGCGTAAATCCGTCTAATCTGCGTGTATCCGCGTCCCCTACCCACATGTCGCCACAAGGGCTCAAATGCAACAACTCATAGATCATAGTTCATTCCTCCTCCCTTAACAAAAAAAGCCCCCAATAACATTGAGAGCTTTCCTGGTGCACCTTGCGGGACTCGAACCCGCGACCTGATGATTAAGAGTCATATGCTCTACCAACTGAGCTAAAGGTGCACCGCAAAATTACTCAAAATATTTTATATTGCAAAATTGTTCTCGAATTTTCCGGAACATTTAAAACGGAATTGTTTCATTCCTGTTCCGTTTAACCGCTTTTTGTTAATTCTTCAGTAGAAGGAGATATTCTGAATCTTCAGGTCATCTGGGACCGGATCAGCTATGCTGTTACAATCCCCTCTCTTTTCATTGCGATACTCTGGATCATCAAACTGACCGAATGGTTCACCGGGATGTCTCTCTCGTGGCTCGGTATTGCCCCGAGAGATACCGACCATATCCTGGGAATATTTCTCTCACCCCTCATTCACGGCGACTTCAAACACCTGATGTCGAACACACCACCGTTGTTCGTTTTGGGCTTTCTTGTACTTTTCTTTTATCCCGTTGGCTCCCGAAAAGCGATACCTCTGATGTATGTGCTCGGCGGAATAATCCTTTGGGTCATCGGCAGACCGGCGATTCACATCGGTGCATCCACTCTGGTTTACGGACTGGCATCATTTCTCTTTTTCAGCGGTGTGGTAAGAAGGGATATCCGTTCGATAGCCCTCGCTCTACTCGTGGTGTTTGTTTATGGAGGTTCTCTTTCGATGGGACTTCTCCCCGTCGATTCGGGAATTTCGTGGGAAGGACATCTCTCGGGTGGAATTGCAGGCATGATTTCAGCCATGCTCTTCAGAAAATATGACCCCCCTAAAAAATATTCATGGGAGGAAGAAGAGGAGTCTGAAACCGATGTGAAAAGGTACTATAAAGACAATTATTTTACTTGAAATTGTATCTCTTTTTGAAATAGGCATAGGCTGAGTTTATCCGTTTGGATGCCTCTTCAGCCCGTTTCCCCTCCTGTGCATTCGAACCCGCTTTCGAGTCGGGGTGGCTCTCCTTCATCCGTTCCCTGTATTTTTTCTTGATGTTTTCCTTGCTGTAGTCGCCATTCAACCCGAGGATGTCGCCGTAGTATTTATCCATCGGATCAATGTATTTTCCACCGGTTCCCGTTGAGGATGTGTAGCTGCTTCCGCCTGAACCGCCACGGGAATAACGGCTCGAACCTGACGCACTCGCATTGTCAAAATCCCTTACAAGGTGCTCCCTTCCGATCAGGAGAAAATGGTAGAGATTCTGTGTCCTGTATCCGAAAGCGTGAAGATAAATCAGGAGCAGGTCACCATACGGCTCGGTCTCCATCGAGAGTTTGCTTGCCTCCAGATACAACTCGTGAAGCAGTTTGGGGATGTCGTAATGGTGCTCGTTTCCGTTCAGTCCTTCATCCGCAAATGGATTAATCAGGCGAAAAACACTCTTCAACCAACTGTCATCCTGCCTTGAATTACTGAGCTTGTAGAGAATAAGAAAATCCCTGAGCATATCTTTTTGAGGAACCCTCGCCATTATTCCCGGCTCCAGGGTACTGCATATCAGTTTCATGTAGGTAGCCCGCCCGAGGAGGTCCATCAGTCCATCAAGATTGACCCCAAAAAGTGAGAGAACCACCTTATTAATTGCAGGAACGATCAGAAGGTCCTCGGCACCAAATCCGCCCGTGAGAAATGCAGCCAGCCAGCCGGCACCCTTTGCGATGTTGCGCGAGAGTTTCACTTTGTCGAGACCCTGCATTATCTCATTTCTGATCTCTCCCGCAATTGTATATGCCTCGTTATACTTGCTCTGATCATAATATTTCTGAGCCAGCCGGTATTTCTTCTCAAGTTCGTAGTAGTTCAAGAGGTCCATTGTGTTTGTTAATTGATTGATGCAACAGAAAAAAGAAAGGCTGCCCGTAATGAGACAGCCTTAAAAATCAGGATTACAAAATGACTAAAGATCCCCGGCTCTCTTCATCTGGAAATACATGCTTCGTGTCATTTCATATCTCCAGACAAGCCCGTCAACTGGATCTACATAATCATCAGTCCTTACCATACGGAGTTTGTTCAGTATATGGTTCGACGCATTCACTTCAGGTCTCGTATGAGCGATAACTTTTATAATCGAGCTGTCCTTAAACGAAAAATGAAGAAAAGCCCTCGCAGCTTCGGTCGCATAACCTCTGTTGCGGTACTTTTCAGCGGTACCATATCCGATTTCAACAACGCCGTTGTTCGGCTTTCCTTTAAATCCGCCCGCACCTATCAGTGCCTTGTCTTTTCTGTGTATAAAAAGGTAGAAACCCCACTCGCCAAATCCCGGTCCGTGTGCCAGTAAACTGTAGATGAACTCGAGTGCCTCAGGGAACTCAAGGTATCCCTTCTCTACTTTTAAGCCAAATTCCTTCTCAAAAAGAGACTCGTCCTCTTTTAACAGCTCGATATGACGGGCTTTTGAGTTGACAAGATCAAGATTTTCTGTTTTGATTACAAATGGTTCTAGCATGAAATGAATTTTTCCGGAAAAAATAAAAAAACTAACTTTTAATGTAACTTATTTTTTGACCGAAATAAAGTCATTTATTTTGCTTGGCTACTTTAATTTGGTTGCCTGATATTCAAGCACGACCTGACCACCGGAATAGAGGAACAATGTCTCACCCGTCACGGAAAACCTGTCAACCTTCTTCAGCGCCTGAAAATAGTTGATCTCCAGATTCATGTCGTCACATGCCATCTTTGTGGAACCGAGATCACCAAATGTTATTTTGTCACCCGATACAGTTACATTTCCAAAATACTGGTTACAGCTTGAATTGCCGCCAAAACTGTTTACTCCTGCAACAACCGCCAAAGTAACATCGCCGGAGTTTGCCGGTTTCACTGCAACCTGCCCGTTGATCTTTACCAGCTTCCAGGCATTGCTGTAGAGTACACCACTGTCAGAGAGCTTTACGATTGAACCGCATCCTGCGAACAACAGCAACAGAAGAAGCGGTGTGATAAGTTTAATCGTTCGTTTCATTTTTCTTCCTCGAATCTGATTGAAAATTTAATGATGGTTTTACTGAATGAAAGTTCAGATTGTTTCCCGTCACGGGTGCTTCCATTCTGAATCCATGACAATTAAAACTTTTCGTTTATTAAAAAAACGAAACTTCATATATTGTCACTTTCAATTTAACTCTTTCCGGAGATTTTTAATGTACTTTACAATAAATGCCGAAGATAACAAGTTCTTCATCCTTTGCGACGGTTCACTAAACGCTGTTGCTGTTGAAGAATTCAGAAATACCGTGGAACCCTTCATTCGTGACTACAGAGCCCCTGTCGTTATAGACCTCGACAAGGTTGACTATGTCTCCTCCGCCGGTATCAGAGCATTTCTGCTCCTTTTCAGAGCTGCAATGGCAAAAAGCCCCGAAGTCGGCGTACATTTCATGGACATGGTTTCAATTATTAATATCTCCCCCCAGGTTCAGCAGATACTCGACATCTCCGGCCTTTCAGACTCAATAAAACAATGGTCGGACGAGAGAGATTCTCTTCATTAAAAGGAACTTTTTAATTAACCTGTGGATTTATTCAAATAAAAAGAGAGTTAATGAGCAGAATAAACATTGAAGACAACCGCATAAAAAGATACCTCCTCTTCGGGCTCGGTTTTTCGTTTATGGTACTCGGAATCATCGGTTTTATCATCCCCCTGATGCCCGGCACAATCTTCCTGATTCTTGCATCGATATTTTTTGCGAGAAGTTCGGAGAAATTCCACAATCTTATCCTCCACAACCGGTTCGTAGGGAAATATATCCACTATTATCACAGTGGAGGGAAAATGCCCCTCAGAGCAAAAATTATCACCGTTGGAATAATTGTTGTTTCCCTCACCATCTCTGCAGCCTTCACATTTTGGATAAACTGAACAAAAAGAACAATCCGCCAACGCACGGCGGCAAGACAGTCCCGCCGGTTCATCAGGACGGGATTGCTGCAAACCTGCAGGAACGGTTAAATAAACTCTCTTTGATGGTCTATCTTGCAGCAGGTGATTTGGAAATTCATGAAACTGAATCAAAACTGATTATTGAAATTGGTACAAAACTCGGATTCCTGCCTGAAGAGACCGCAGAAATAAT containing:
- a CDS encoding arabinogalactan endo-1,4-beta-galactosidase; protein product: MKIPAISFVLTLLVMTLFAGCESTTSPEIPPVSEEKFFISGADLSFLPLIEREGTIFLNSDSIAEPMLITLKKAGVNTVRVRLFKDPDEFDQSFSGVRLFCSRLRSEGFRVMISVHYSDTWSDPGHQEMPSAWRGITGSALIDSVYEYTKMIAEEIKPDYIQTGNEINIGFMFEPGRIANSDGIFRTLLDTTAKAVRKYSPGTKIVIHYAGLDWSDGFFRSIKGADYDIIGLSYYPLYHGKRIDALDSVITGLNREFGKKVAIVETSYPFTLGWNDWTHNVLGTNDQLHPGYPATPEGQHQFLKKVFSEVRESTGGAGVCYWGGEWVAFRGTTSTNGSSWENQALYDFNFRVLPVVKAFSGK
- a CDS encoding rhomboid family intramembrane serine protease; protein product: MSLSWLGIAPRDTDHILGIFLSPLIHGDFKHLMSNTPPLFVLGFLVLFFYPVGSRKAIPLMYVLGGIILWVIGRPAIHIGASTLVYGLASFLFFSGVVRRDIRSIALALLVVFVYGGSLSMGLLPVDSGISWEGHLSGGIAGMISAMLFRKYDPPKKYSWEEEEESETDVKRYYKDNYFT
- a CDS encoding J domain-containing protein → MDLLNYYELEKKYRLAQKYYDQSKYNEAYTIAGEIRNEIMQGLDKVKLSRNIAKGAGWLAAFLTGGFGAEDLLIVPAINKVVLSLFGVNLDGLMDLLGRATYMKLICSTLEPGIMARVPQKDMLRDFLILYKLSNSRQDDSWLKSVFRLINPFADEGLNGNEHHYDIPKLLHELYLEASKLSMETEPYGDLLLIYLHAFGYRTQNLYHFLLIGREHLVRDFDNASASGSSRYSRGGSGGSSYTSSTGTGGKYIDPMDKYYGDILGLNGDYSKENIKKKYRERMKESHPDSKAGSNAQEGKRAEEASKRINSAYAYFKKRYNFK
- a CDS encoding GNAT family N-acetyltransferase, which gives rise to MLEPFVIKTENLDLVNSKARHIELLKEDESLFEKEFGLKVEKGYLEFPEALEFIYSLLAHGPGFGEWGFYLFIHRKDKALIGAGGFKGKPNNGVVEIGYGTAEKYRNRGYATEAARAFLHFSFKDSSIIKVIAHTRPEVNASNHILNKLRMVRTDDYVDPVDGLVWRYEMTRSMYFQMKRAGDL
- a CDS encoding META domain-containing protein, giving the protein MKRTIKLITPLLLLLLFAGCGSIVKLSDSGVLYSNAWKLVKINGQVAVKPANSGDVTLAVVAGVNSFGGNSSCNQYFGNVTVSGDKITFGDLGSTKMACDDMNLEINYFQALKKVDRFSVTGETLFLYSGGQVVLEYQATKLK
- a CDS encoding STAS domain-containing protein; this encodes MYFTINAEDNKFFILCDGSLNAVAVEEFRNTVEPFIRDYRAPVVIDLDKVDYVSSAGIRAFLLLFRAAMAKSPEVGVHFMDMVSIINISPQVQQILDISGLSDSIKQWSDERDSLH
- a CDS encoding YbaN family protein translates to MSRINIEDNRIKRYLLFGLGFSFMVLGIIGFIIPLMPGTIFLILASIFFARSSEKFHNLILHNRFVGKYIHYYHSGGKMPLRAKIITVGIIVVSLTISAAFTFWIN